Proteins found in one Thalassomonas actiniarum genomic segment:
- a CDS encoding winged helix-turn-helix domain-containing protein — translation MGSYNLDVEEMTLTRDGVDVILEPKVLAVLLYLYQHHDTYISMEELHEKVWQGRVVSDAAVRRTISKLRLLFKDDHKVPRYIKSLPKRGYKLICPVSGSHNQGDSAAEATGGKGEPQAQLEGEEISGRTAAGDKANTQIADNHQANSIPVAGTQAKKSAKPLTLSALFLVILFLAGFIYYFTGNDSVTPEKSAVSSEVLHSLPGDKLALAQSPNRQYFAFSGQVSEHTGYQVYIKRENGHDFLPVTHNAHVPISLAFSVNNDALFYSDMKEGSSSLNSITLSDSTDYQTQPLLENYFKIGNIFTSNDPQLVYFSGQKKANEPRYIYRYNRSTQQTVRVTSSTNIKDLDIKGTITPDGKLMAVLRYSEFENADEIRIIDLDSKTVIYRRQQSNIVYDLRWFDNENLLILNKEQLFKLDYKQDAAFAVLGREHNLIALANVDQQQVLAVSTQQSAPKNLFFEQELPFNDWTTRKIYNVDPDVLYMAHQADDKTKTILVNKDNIATLGKLHTVSNESTPYIETEYHLLPVASASSGLQELIKINHRFALLNTETSSLTYITSGDDYVGDASFTDDESHILFSVKGYEQWEVYRYNIASKTSSLLLGGFRYIRPYGDDFILGTAEGELFWHNGQTGEQVALDNQLSTEPNTHWDVNGNFIFWSSHDLVQTVFYQLDISDINKPVKLSKTFDYNKIKPYFSVKKDGSSLLYSVRQKGKSEILALRLDQT, via the coding sequence TTGGGTAGTTACAATTTGGATGTAGAGGAAATGACGTTAACCCGGGACGGGGTGGATGTCATACTCGAACCTAAAGTTTTAGCGGTATTACTTTATCTCTATCAGCATCATGATACTTATATTTCAATGGAAGAGTTGCATGAAAAAGTCTGGCAGGGACGAGTGGTTTCTGATGCTGCAGTGCGCCGGACCATAAGTAAGCTACGCCTGTTATTTAAAGACGACCACAAAGTGCCGCGTTATATCAAGTCATTGCCGAAACGGGGCTATAAATTGATTTGTCCTGTTTCGGGTAGCCATAATCAAGGTGATAGCGCAGCGGAAGCGACTGGCGGCAAAGGCGAGCCCCAGGCTCAGCTTGAAGGAGAAGAAATATCAGGCCGGACTGCTGCCGGCGACAAGGCAAATACTCAGATTGCGGATAATCACCAGGCTAACTCAATTCCTGTTGCCGGGACTCAAGCTAAAAAATCGGCAAAGCCGCTTACTTTATCGGCGCTTTTTCTTGTTATCTTATTTTTGGCCGGTTTTATCTATTATTTTACCGGCAATGACTCTGTAACCCCGGAAAAGTCAGCGGTTTCCTCAGAAGTACTCCATTCTCTGCCCGGAGATAAATTAGCCCTGGCACAGTCGCCTAACCGGCAGTATTTTGCTTTTTCCGGACAGGTTAGCGAACATACCGGCTATCAGGTGTATATTAAACGGGAAAACGGACATGATTTTTTGCCTGTTACCCATAATGCCCATGTGCCAATTTCACTGGCTTTTTCAGTAAATAACGATGCGCTGTTTTATTCGGATATGAAAGAAGGCAGCTCGTCATTAAACAGCATAACCCTTAGCGACAGCACAGATTATCAAACGCAGCCCTTGTTGGAAAACTACTTTAAGATAGGCAATATCTTTACCTCTAATGACCCGCAATTGGTTTATTTTTCCGGGCAAAAAAAGGCAAACGAACCCAGATATATTTACCGCTATAACCGCAGCACGCAGCAAACTGTCAGGGTGACATCAAGCACCAATATCAAAGATTTAGACATTAAAGGCACCATCACACCGGACGGTAAATTGATGGCTGTGCTCCGTTATTCTGAATTTGAGAATGCCGATGAAATCAGGATCATCGATTTAGACAGTAAAACTGTTATTTACCGCCGTCAGCAAAGCAATATTGTTTATGATCTGCGTTGGTTTGATAATGAAAATTTACTGATTTTGAATAAAGAACAATTGTTTAAGCTTGATTATAAGCAGGATGCCGCGTTTGCAGTACTGGGGCGGGAGCATAACCTTATTGCTTTGGCGAACGTAGATCAACAGCAAGTATTGGCGGTTTCTACGCAGCAATCGGCACCGAAGAACTTGTTCTTTGAGCAGGAACTGCCTTTTAACGACTGGACTACCCGGAAAATTTACAATGTTGACCCTGATGTCCTTTATATGGCGCATCAGGCCGACGATAAAACAAAGACGATTTTGGTGAATAAGGATAATATTGCCACCCTGGGTAAATTGCATACCGTCAGCAATGAAAGCACGCCTTACATTGAAACTGAATACCATTTGCTTCCCGTTGCCTCGGCTTCATCCGGGTTGCAGGAATTAATTAAAATCAATCATCGTTTTGCCTTGCTTAATACCGAGACCAGCAGTTTGACTTATATCACCTCCGGGGATGATTATGTCGGCGATGCCAGTTTTACTGATGATGAAAGCCATATTTTATTTTCGGTTAAAGGTTATGAACAGTGGGAGGTCTACCGTTATAACATAGCGAGTAAAACTTCCAGTTTGTTGTTGGGCGGTTTTCGTTATATACGCCCCTATGGTGATGATTTTATCCTGGGGACGGCCGAAGGAGAGTTGTTCTGGCATAATGGCCAAACCGGGGAGCAGGTTGCACTTGATAACCAATTATCTACCGAGCCCAATACCCATTGGGATGTTAACGGCAACTTCATTTTTTGGAGTAGCCATGATCTGGTACAAACCGTTTTTTATCAGCTGGATATCAGCGATATCAACAAGCCGGTCAAGCTAAGCAAAACTTTTGATTATAATAAGATCAAGCCTTATTTTTCCGTTAAAAAGGATGGTTCATCCCTGTTATATTCTGTAAGGCAAAAGGGGAAATCTGAGATATTGGCGTTAAGGCTAGATCAAACATAG
- a CDS encoding helix-turn-helix transcriptional regulator, whose translation MKHIEQMIEKIESIDSKKGLNDFFQEVGKTFHYAWSGLVIFEPSSSKHFIPKFFGDVPAGLRTFISQDDNIKRYCLNESKPVDYRKLLLEKKALIPSNETEGVFSREECQLVVPVNGSGSEFACLIFSMPQQLMEEEILEKLGWYWVMLSPFIYSRYRKKVMEQGTKMTKRELECIKWASEGKTSWEISQLLTISQRTVDFHLANCITKTDSINRQQAVVKCILHGHLLAV comes from the coding sequence ATGAAACATATAGAGCAAATGATCGAGAAAATTGAGTCAATCGATTCCAAAAAAGGTTTAAACGACTTTTTTCAGGAAGTCGGGAAAACTTTTCATTATGCCTGGTCAGGCCTTGTGATATTTGAACCTAGCTCCAGTAAACATTTTATCCCGAAGTTTTTTGGTGATGTTCCTGCCGGGCTACGTACTTTTATTAGTCAGGATGACAACATCAAGCGCTATTGCCTTAATGAAAGCAAGCCGGTTGATTATCGAAAGCTCTTGCTGGAAAAAAAGGCTCTAATACCATCGAATGAGACGGAGGGGGTTTTTTCCCGGGAGGAATGTCAGCTGGTTGTCCCGGTGAATGGATCAGGCAGTGAATTTGCCTGTTTGATCTTCTCTATGCCACAGCAGCTGATGGAAGAAGAAATATTAGAAAAACTCGGTTGGTACTGGGTGATGTTGTCCCCTTTTATCTATTCAAGGTATCGAAAAAAGGTGATGGAGCAGGGGACCAAGATGACCAAAAGAGAGCTGGAATGTATCAAATGGGCGTCTGAAGGGAAAACCTCATGGGAAATCAGTCAGTTGCTTACCATTAGCCAAAGGACGGTTGATTTTCATCTGGCTAATTGTATTACTAAAACCGACAGCATTAATCGCCAGCAGGCGGTGGTGAAGTGTATTTTACATGGCCATTTACTGGCGGTTTAA
- a CDS encoding cytochrome c oxidase subunit 3 family protein, which translates to MTTCLTTKEIAVDTQVKPAEQPRLPGDLAMWFFILMELTVFAIFFIGFAVAERLNPQLFTSGRESLHVWVGLVCTLALVISSYFVALAVVRVRENNNPAAKKLLLMALLFACVYLAVKLWEYRQLIGLGYDLSTNTFYTLYFFTTAFHFMHVLLGMIILGYMAVKTGKNVYSRQNCQGFEAGGAYWHMVDLVWILLFFLVYVVH; encoded by the coding sequence ATGACAACTTGCCTGACGACAAAGGAAATAGCGGTCGATACCCAGGTAAAACCGGCCGAACAACCCCGCTTGCCGGGGGATCTGGCAATGTGGTTTTTTATCCTGATGGAACTGACGGTTTTTGCGATCTTCTTTATCGGTTTTGCCGTGGCAGAGCGCCTTAATCCCCAGTTATTTACCAGCGGCAGGGAAAGCTTGCACGTCTGGGTAGGTCTGGTTTGTACCTTGGCTCTAGTGATCAGCAGTTATTTTGTCGCCCTGGCCGTGGTCAGGGTGAGGGAAAACAATAACCCGGCGGCAAAAAAGCTGCTGTTAATGGCGTTATTGTTTGCCTGTGTTTATCTGGCGGTCAAACTTTGGGAATACCGACAGTTAATCGGGCTGGGATATGACTTGTCGACCAATACCTTTTATACCCTGTATTTTTTTACCACAGCCTTTCATTTCATGCATGTGCTGCTGGGCATGATTATTTTAGGTTATATGGCGGTCAAAACCGGGAAAAATGTTTATTCGCGGCAAAACTGCCAAGGCTTTGAAGCCGGCGGTGCTTACTGGCATATGGTGGATCTGGTGTGGATACTGTTATTTTTTCTTGTTTATGTCGTTCATTAA
- a CDS encoding cytochrome C oxidase subunit IV family protein, which yields MLSKFTEATGIHISASLLLILTLLSIGLSRYYPASWWLTVILVLLTVVKGQQITDVFMELRHAPANWRLFLLAYAVVIPILLGAILYL from the coding sequence ATGTTGTCAAAATTCACCGAAGCCACCGGGATACATATCTCGGCAAGTTTGCTGCTGATATTAACCCTGCTGAGTATTGGCCTGAGTCGCTATTATCCGGCCTCCTGGTGGTTGACCGTTATTTTGGTATTGTTAACCGTCGTCAAGGGGCAGCAGATCACCGATGTCTTTATGGAATTAAGGCATGCCCCGGCTAACTGGCGACTTTTCCTGCTTGCCTATGCTGTGGTTATCCCGATTCTATTGGGGGCTATCCTATACCTGTAA
- a CDS encoding succinylglutamate desuccinylase/aspartoacylase domain-containing protein, producing the protein MAIVFNEIGYFKDPSPGSLPPDYQEFLLSLAGPTVIDISGQDTSRCRVITSLLHGNEPSGLIAIHRWLTSADKLVKPITNIRFILGSPEAASLAPLLSHRYLPGGKDLNRCFGSGKNSGYYLRANLIADAISQVSPEIVVDLHNTSGSGPAFAVCHGITANVLSLSSFFCETIILSAIRLGALLEQDFSCPTITVECGGCNDEFAHELAYEGICHILACETTRYFHQEREVEVVYQPHRLRLREDINLSYGGQNSGFHGVTLKADIEQYNFTGARKGEVLGWLDHNRLNNLQLTDEHGTDIIGEYFCVSGHRLLCAADMRIFMATTIKDIAINDCLFYVIKTGH; encoded by the coding sequence ATGGCAATAGTGTTCAACGAAATCGGCTATTTTAAGGATCCTTCTCCCGGTTCTTTACCGCCGGACTATCAGGAGTTTTTATTATCCCTGGCGGGGCCGACGGTAATTGATATTTCCGGGCAAGATACCAGCCGGTGCCGGGTGATCACCAGCTTATTACACGGCAACGAGCCATCGGGTTTGATCGCCATCCACCGCTGGCTGACCTCGGCTGATAAGCTGGTGAAACCGATCACCAATATCCGTTTTATTCTCGGCTCACCCGAAGCCGCCAGCTTGGCTCCGCTGCTCAGCCACAGGTATCTGCCCGGCGGTAAAGATCTTAACCGTTGTTTCGGCAGCGGGAAAAATAGCGGTTATTACCTCAGGGCCAACTTGATTGCTGACGCTATCAGTCAGGTCTCTCCCGAAATTGTCGTCGATTTACACAATACCTCGGGTTCGGGACCCGCTTTTGCCGTTTGCCATGGCATCACCGCCAATGTGCTGTCGTTATCGTCATTTTTTTGTGAAACCATTATTTTATCTGCTATTCGCCTCGGGGCGCTGTTGGAGCAGGATTTCTCCTGTCCTACCATCACGGTGGAATGCGGCGGTTGCAACGACGAGTTTGCCCATGAACTTGCCTATGAAGGTATTTGCCATATTTTAGCCTGTGAAACGACCCGCTATTTTCATCAGGAAAGAGAGGTGGAAGTCGTGTATCAACCCCACAGGTTAAGGCTCAGGGAAGATATTAACTTATCCTATGGCGGGCAAAATTCAGGTTTTCACGGGGTAACACTCAAAGCCGATATCGAGCAATATAATTTCACCGGCGCCCGCAAGGGAGAGGTGTTGGGCTGGCTGGATCATAACCGGCTGAATAATTTACAGTTAACGGACGAACACGGGACAGATATTATCGGCGAGTACTTTTGCGTATCCGGGCACCGGTTGCTGTGCGCGGCCGATATGCGGATTTTTATGGCTACCACCATCAAAGATATCGCCATTAACGACTGTTTGTTTTATGTGATTAAAACCGGACACTAG
- a CDS encoding sugar porter family MFS transporter, translated as MTTQVSSDNTASTLPVTEENPSSVLYVLFISSVAAIGGFLFGFDSGVINGTVTALGNAFNSNDVTTGFNVASMLLGCAIGALMAGPLSDRFGRKPVMIITAIIFAVSAFGSGISASSAEFIFYRLLGGLGIGAASVLAPAYIAEVAPPALRGRLATLQQLAIVLGLFVAFLSNYLIAVTAGGAEANFLLELPAWRWMFWVELIPSLLFLTGIIFIPESPRYLVAQGKTEQARSIFKRISKGAENRQVDQVKQSLHGDHKPGLKDLFLEGQKKIHPIIWVGIALSVFQQFVGINVVFYYGAELWQAAGFDESQSLFINVLTGTTNIISTFIAIALIDKLGRKPLLLIGSLGMFISLAALTYIFATSGFDQAGKLALSEDMGILALIMANLFVVFFGLSWGPVVWVLLGEIFNNRIRGAALAVAAGAQWLANFAITMTFPILLGNVGLSGAYGVYALSAFISIFFVVKYIKETRGKSLEAM; from the coding sequence ATGACCACGCAAGTCTCTTCTGATAATACCGCCAGCACCTTGCCGGTAACTGAAGAAAATCCAAGCTCGGTTTTATATGTCTTATTTATTTCTTCGGTGGCGGCAATCGGCGGCTTTCTCTTTGGTTTCGACTCGGGTGTGATCAACGGCACGGTCACCGCCTTAGGCAATGCCTTTAATTCCAATGACGTCACCACAGGTTTTAATGTTGCCTCCATGCTCTTAGGCTGCGCCATCGGCGCCCTGATGGCAGGACCGCTGTCAGACCGCTTTGGCCGCAAACCCGTGATGATAATCACTGCCATCATCTTTGCCGTCAGCGCCTTCGGCTCCGGCATCTCTGCCTCTTCCGCAGAATTTATCTTTTACCGCCTGCTTGGCGGCCTGGGTATAGGCGCCGCTTCTGTGCTGGCACCCGCCTATATTGCCGAAGTTGCCCCGCCGGCTTTACGCGGACGCCTGGCAACCCTGCAGCAACTGGCAATCGTATTAGGTTTGTTTGTTGCCTTTTTAAGCAACTACCTGATTGCCGTCACCGCCGGCGGCGCCGAAGCAAATTTTCTGCTGGAACTGCCCGCCTGGCGCTGGATGTTCTGGGTAGAGCTTATCCCCTCTTTGCTGTTTTTAACCGGTATTATTTTTATTCCCGAGTCCCCCCGCTATTTAGTGGCCCAAGGAAAAACCGAACAAGCCAGAAGCATATTTAAACGCATCAGCAAAGGCGCTGAAAACAGACAAGTCGACCAGGTAAAACAATCCCTGCACGGCGATCATAAACCCGGATTAAAAGATCTCTTCCTTGAAGGGCAGAAAAAAATTCACCCCATTATCTGGGTGGGGATAGCCTTATCGGTATTTCAGCAATTTGTCGGTATCAATGTGGTCTTTTATTACGGCGCCGAGCTTTGGCAGGCGGCGGGCTTTGACGAATCCCAGTCCCTGTTTATCAATGTTCTGACCGGTACCACCAATATCATCTCCACCTTTATTGCCATTGCCCTGATCGACAAACTCGGCCGCAAACCCTTGTTGCTCATCGGCAGCCTGGGCATGTTCATCAGCCTGGCGGCGCTGACCTATATCTTTGCTACCAGCGGTTTTGACCAGGCGGGGAAACTTGCCTTAAGCGAAGACATGGGAATCCTGGCCTTAATCATGGCCAATTTGTTTGTGGTGTTTTTCGGCTTGAGCTGGGGGCCCGTAGTATGGGTATTATTGGGGGAAATTTTTAACAACCGTATCCGCGGCGCGGCACTGGCGGTGGCGGCGGGCGCCCAGTGGCTGGCCAACTTCGCCATTACCATGACCTTCCCGATTTTACTGGGTAATGTCGGCTTATCGGGCGCCTATGGTGTATATGCCCTTTCCGCCTTTATCAGCATCTTCTTTGTGGTGAAATATATCAAAGAAACCCGGGGGAAATCTCTGGAAGCCATGTAA
- a CDS encoding VOC family protein, whose product MKKVKLKPLILSALFGFSALSQAAAHSAGKAGKNTGCFDDISLPESFIAFDSGFDSELAAWYQQVFQLETVKTFTFPDGNTKGILMKRGHFVVEVFNKKALTEAAEKIPDKPGIMKFGFFTRAKLPQLQTCLQQHGIKAPRIFQDTNLAAGLLLVVDPEGNMFEIISPD is encoded by the coding sequence ATGAAAAAGGTTAAGCTAAAACCTCTTATCCTGTCGGCTTTATTCGGCTTTTCAGCCCTGAGCCAGGCAGCAGCCCACTCTGCCGGTAAGGCGGGGAAAAACACCGGCTGTTTTGACGATATTTCCTTGCCGGAAAGTTTTATCGCTTTTGATAGCGGCTTTGACAGTGAGCTGGCCGCCTGGTACCAACAAGTGTTCCAACTGGAGACGGTCAAAACTTTTACTTTTCCCGACGGCAATACCAAAGGAATATTAATGAAACGGGGACATTTCGTGGTCGAGGTGTTTAACAAAAAAGCACTCACCGAAGCCGCAGAAAAAATACCGGATAAGCCCGGTATAATGAAGTTCGGCTTTTTTACCCGGGCCAAGTTACCTCAGCTGCAAACCTGCCTGCAACAACACGGCATCAAAGCACCGAGAATATTTCAGGATACTAACCTGGCGGCAGGCTTATTATTGGTCGTTGACCCCGAAGGCAATATGTTTGAGATCATTTCGCCCGACTAA
- a CDS encoding nuclear transport factor 2 family protein: protein MKFIYSAGLFIMASFALAATPLPDKELMLTDKQAITEAARSYIVSQHISSKELMAGALHPVLAKRTYWGKGKQQEFIMETSRETMLKVAESYNKSGDKFPENPRVEITILDIDQRVASVKLSADDWIDYMHLVKTAQGQWKILNVLWQYHDISKHQ from the coding sequence ATGAAATTTATATATAGCGCCGGACTTTTTATCATGGCCTCCTTTGCCCTGGCGGCAACTCCCCTGCCGGATAAAGAGCTTATGCTGACTGACAAGCAGGCAATAACAGAGGCAGCCCGAAGTTATATCGTTTCACAGCATATCAGCTCAAAAGAATTAATGGCGGGGGCCCTGCATCCGGTACTCGCTAAAAGAACCTACTGGGGTAAAGGCAAGCAGCAGGAATTTATCATGGAAACCAGCCGGGAGACCATGTTAAAAGTCGCCGAAAGCTATAACAAGAGCGGAGATAAGTTTCCGGAAAACCCCAGGGTGGAAATAACGATACTCGATATCGATCAGCGTGTTGCTTCGGTGAAACTCAGCGCCGATGACTGGATTGACTATATGCACCTGGTAAAAACAGCTCAGGGGCAATGGAAAATCCTCAATGTCTTATGGCAATACCATGATATCAGCAAGCATCAATAA
- a CDS encoding winged helix-turn-helix domain-containing protein, with amino-acid sequence MSAAVKKYRFLHWEFDCLQDSLRHIDEQASQKLEPQVAALLLLLIENREKVLSKEELSRALWPDTVVEENSVYQLLTKLRKVLRDPPKQAQIIKTFPKKGYRLICEVKSCEVERFEVEEGEATSYEEKNVQEPVRSKQEKRLRLTLITVFFLLSGFTAIAYFSTQSPQEMPVSYASVELTTALGLESWPSPNPSDGSIVYIKDAHQLWRKRKNTDAQLIFESPDRLFYPAWSIKGDSIALWQLKDSSCLLTVKDEQGNDITRAPLVECDYVGRLLWLDDKRLVALYRTAGVYRAFQYDVSGQVFTEIPLELDKGERLKTAVKAWQDKVFYITIDANYHSRLIDKSGTAYLSWDYPLKFAAFDRKNQKLLINDKSKHQGLSSVTLDGHQQNIAETARGIFSAIAADHRGNLYATVENWQVNIRDKDNLPVFSSTSLDYLPVSNALGETAFMSRRGGFCQIYLHEDGKVKQLSQFTNYDTVKFVRWSPDLSLILTNRDDSAYVYNRNGLVNSFDLVTPHLPVSFGWLSKDKIFSFDGDYLRYYQLSGQKVAEFQIDADNLFYQAGQQRWWLFKNNRLYSVDGELLNAAQLTGQVSLSGQQGSKISDIRMVGDRMYWKSRYDHQDFIWQYHPNDLTPKLIKRGRFIWNYDVNASFELSIAVKEHIEGNIRFYKSP; translated from the coding sequence ATGTCTGCTGCCGTTAAAAAATACCGCTTTTTACACTGGGAATTTGATTGTCTGCAGGACAGTCTCAGGCATATTGACGAGCAGGCGAGTCAGAAGCTCGAACCCCAGGTAGCGGCACTATTGCTGCTGCTGATCGAGAACCGGGAAAAGGTTTTGTCCAAAGAGGAATTGAGCCGGGCCTTATGGCCGGATACGGTTGTGGAAGAAAACAGTGTCTATCAGCTGCTGACCAAATTACGTAAAGTGCTCAGGGATCCGCCGAAGCAGGCACAGATCATTAAAACCTTCCCGAAAAAAGGTTATCGCCTTATTTGCGAGGTAAAGAGTTGTGAGGTAGAAAGGTTCGAGGTAGAGGAAGGTGAGGCGACAAGCTACGAAGAAAAAAATGTTCAGGAGCCTGTTAGATCAAAGCAGGAAAAGCGCCTTCGCTTGACCTTGATCACGGTTTTTTTCCTGTTATCGGGCTTTACCGCTATCGCCTATTTCTCCACTCAATCACCGCAAGAAATGCCTGTCAGTTACGCCTCGGTAGAGCTGACTACTGCTCTCGGGCTGGAGAGCTGGCCTTCCCCTAATCCCTCTGATGGGAGTATCGTTTATATCAAAGATGCCCATCAGCTGTGGCGTAAAAGAAAAAATACCGATGCACAGCTGATATTCGAAAGCCCGGACCGGCTGTTCTACCCGGCCTGGTCAATAAAAGGGGACAGCATAGCCTTGTGGCAGTTAAAAGATAGCAGCTGTTTATTAACTGTTAAGGATGAACAGGGCAATGACATCACCCGCGCTCCCCTGGTGGAGTGTGACTATGTCGGGCGCTTGCTCTGGCTTGATGACAAGCGCTTGGTTGCGCTTTATCGAACGGCCGGGGTGTACCGGGCATTTCAGTATGATGTGTCCGGGCAGGTTTTTACCGAAATACCGCTGGAACTTGATAAGGGAGAGCGGTTGAAAACCGCCGTGAAAGCCTGGCAGGACAAGGTTTTTTATATCACCATAGACGCCAACTATCACAGCCGTTTAATCGATAAATCCGGCACGGCTTATTTAAGCTGGGATTACCCGTTGAAGTTTGCCGCTTTCGACAGGAAAAACCAGAAATTATTGATTAATGATAAATCCAAACACCAGGGGTTGAGTAGTGTCACGCTTGATGGCCATCAGCAAAATATTGCCGAAACCGCCCGGGGCATTTTTTCTGCCATCGCCGCCGATCACCGGGGGAACCTGTATGCGACAGTGGAGAACTGGCAGGTCAATATCCGGGATAAAGATAACCTGCCGGTCTTTTCCAGCACCAGCCTGGATTATCTGCCGGTGAGTAATGCCCTGGGGGAAACCGCCTTTATGTCTCGCCGTGGCGGTTTTTGTCAGATTTACCTGCATGAAGACGGTAAAGTAAAGCAGCTATCACAATTTACTAATTATGATACGGTAAAGTTTGTCCGCTGGAGCCCGGATTTAAGCCTGATTTTAACCAACCGCGATGACAGTGCCTATGTTTATAACCGTAACGGCCTGGTGAACAGTTTTGACCTGGTGACCCCTCATTTACCCGTCAGTTTCGGCTGGCTCAGCAAAGATAAAATTTTTAGTTTTGACGGCGACTACCTCAGGTATTATCAGTTATCGGGGCAAAAAGTTGCTGAATTTCAAATTGATGCTGACAATTTATTTTACCAGGCGGGTCAACAAAGGTGGTGGCTGTTTAAGAACAATCGCTTATATTCGGTTGACGGCGAGTTATTAAATGCGGCGCAATTGACCGGGCAGGTGTCACTGAGCGGGCAGCAAGGCAGTAAAATTTCCGATATCCGCATGGTGGGCGACCGCATGTACTGGAAAAGCCGTTATGACCACCAGGATTTTATCTGGCAATATCACCCTAATGATTTAACACCTAAGCTGATCAAGCGTGGCAGGTTTATCTGGAATTATGATGTTAATGCCAGTTTCGAGTTATCGATTGCGGTAAAAGAGCATATCGAAGGCAATATCCGCTTTTATAAAAGTCCATAA
- a CDS encoding DUF4177 domain-containing protein, protein MSNYDEFKVIHIVEGGCGTLLLGASGLPIKKIESTLNEEAADGWQVVFQVIEKKRFLLFWTREALLVTLGRKLG, encoded by the coding sequence ATGTCTAATTACGACGAATTTAAAGTTATACATATAGTTGAAGGCGGCTGCGGTACCTTATTGTTAGGAGCCAGCGGACTTCCGATCAAAAAAATAGAATCAACCTTAAATGAAGAAGCTGCCGACGGTTGGCAGGTAGTATTTCAGGTTATCGAGAAAAAACGCTTTTTGCTGTTCTGGACCCGGGAAGCCTTGCTGGTCACTTTAGGCCGTAAACTTGGTTAA
- the yidD gene encoding membrane protein insertion efficiency factor YidD, whose translation MVKGLALAAIRKYQRGGGSLKYFNLECNFEPSCSEYTYQAIDKYGLVKGVKLGWNRITRCNDPDCVKKHQDPLL comes from the coding sequence TTGGTTAAAGGCCTGGCTTTAGCTGCCATCCGAAAATATCAGCGCGGTGGCGGCTCTCTCAAATATTTTAATCTTGAATGTAATTTTGAACCTTCATGCTCAGAATACACCTATCAGGCGATCGACAAATATGGCCTGGTTAAGGGAGTAAAGCTGGGTTGGAACAGAATTACCCGATGTAACGATCCCGATTGCGTTAAAAAGCACCAGGATCCTTTGTTGTAA
- a CDS encoding TM2 domain-containing protein translates to MNMDELKQEEDALRERVTALPAEKRKAYYALEKKRIKDPDNYAVLNYFFVAGLHHFYLGKTLFGFLNLLGMLIGLLFIETFGIFIFLAIIVIELPQLFRSQRIVYQYNNNVMRQTLEDVESKPLAS, encoded by the coding sequence ATGAATATGGATGAACTCAAGCAAGAAGAGGACGCCCTCAGAGAAAGGGTCACAGCATTACCGGCAGAAAAACGCAAAGCCTATTACGCCCTGGAAAAAAAACGTATCAAAGATCCCGACAACTATGCGGTATTGAATTACTTTTTTGTTGCCGGTTTGCATCATTTCTACCTGGGGAAAACCCTGTTTGGTTTTTTAAACCTGCTCGGTATGCTTATCGGCCTGCTTTTCATCGAGACTTTCGGAATCTTCATTTTTTTAGCGATTATCGTCATCGAATTGCCGCAATTATTTAGAAGCCAGCGCATTGTCTACCAGTACAACAATAATGTTATGAGGCAAACACTCGAAGATGTCGAATCCAAGCCCCTGGCCAGTTAA